GACCGTTGCTTCCTACTTTTTACTAATTACTTCCTACTGGTTTTTCTATGGAACGCGGATGCCACGGATGAACTTCGTTCAGCGCTGATGATCGCGGAAGAAAATTCCACGGATTTTCCTGCTTACTATTTACTGCCTACTGCTTACTGAAAATGGCATGGAGCAAGGGGCATGGGGCAAGGTGCATGGGGCATGGGGCATGGGATCGCGTCTTCGCTTTTTACTTCTTACTTTCTACTTCTTACTGCCTACTGTCTTTCGCGTCCTCGCATCCTCGCCTCTTCGCTTTTTACTTTTTACTTCTTACTTTTGCGGATATGCTCACCCTGCTGACCTCAAACGATAAGACCTGGCTCAGCCTCTGGCAGCAAAGCAAAGACCCCGAAGTCTTCGCCCACCCTGCCTGTGCCGCCTTGTTTGAGGACGGGAAGACCACCGCCAGGGCCTTGTATTGGGAAGGCGGACAGGGCAGCGTCCTCTATCCCTTCCTGCTGCGAGACTTGCGGGATGAGCCCTTCTGGAAGCCGGAGATCGGTGAAGCGTATGATATGGTCACCCCCTATGGTTACGGGGGACCGGTGGTGGTCAGCGGGAAAGCCGGCCAGGACCTTTTCAGGGACTTCTATGCCGCCCTCGGGCAATGGGCAGTGGAGAACAGGGTGATCACGGAGTTTGTGCGTTTTTCCCTGTTCAGCGAGGCACCGAAGGCTTATTACGGGGAGGTGGTGCACCACAACGACAACATCGTGGTCGACCTCAGCCTCAGTCACGATGCCCTCTGGCAGGGTTTCCGCCACAAGGTCCGCAAGAACATCCACACGGCACAGGCGGCCGGAATCACAATC
The genomic region above belongs to Bacteroides sp. and contains:
- a CDS encoding GNAT family N-acetyltransferase, which gives rise to MLTLLTSNDKTWLSLWQQSKDPEVFAHPACAALFEDGKTTARALYWEGGQGSVLYPFLLRDLRDEPFWKPEIGEAYDMVTPYGYGGPVVVSGKAGQDLFRDFYAALGQWAVENRVITEFVRFSLFSEAPKAYYGEVVHHNDNIVVDLSLSHDALWQGFRHKVRKNIHTAQAAGITIETDPTGSRLDDFLAVYHHTLDRRQAAPQYYLQRPFFEKLQHTLPGHCCYFHALHQGQVIASELVLLSAARLYSYLGGTFCESFPLRPGDLLKYHIMQWAREKGH